The bacterium DNA window AGCGCCCCGGTGGCCGATATCTGGGCGTACCGGTTCACGAGATCCACCGAATAGTTTTTGAGCACCGTCCTCCCCTCGGAACCCATGAGGGAGAGCTCCTGCCTGCGCTTTATCGAGGCGAGGAAGAGGGCCAGAGAAAGGGTGGTTACGAACATCCACGCGGATACCGGCACGTCGAGCGCCCGGCCTCCGGCGAATACCCTGAGGACGAAGCTGGTCGCCACGACGAAGATGTCCACCACGGGGATGGTCTTGAGTTTAACCGTGTAAAGGACGTTGAGGGAAACGTACGCGACAATTACCCAGAAGACTTCCCTGAGGTAGAAAAACCCGGCGGCCTGCACCAGCACCAGAAACGACGCCAGCCAAAGAGCCGCGCCCGGCCTTACGGTTCCGCAGGCGATGGGCCGGAGTTTTTTCTTGGGGTGCAACCTGTCTTTTTCCGCGTCGCAGATGTCGTTTACGATGTAAACGGTCGAGGAAGCCGCGCAAAAGAGGAACATGGCGAAAAACGCCCGGAATACGGCCTGCGGATCGTCGAAAAGCCCCGTGAAGAGAAGCGGGGCCAGCACGAAACCGTTCTTTATCCATTGGGAGGGCCGAAGCAGCCTCCAGAGACCGTACGCCAAACGCACCTCATAACGCAGTCAGCGAAAACCTAAGGTTTGCGGGAGATAATACTACGCAAACAAAACGGAAGTTAAGCGCCATCGGGCTTTTAATTTATCTTTCCAACCTGTTAGAATCCCGGCACCGTGGATATCCTGATTCTCTACACCCTCTTCGCCGTAATCTCCTCCCTTGTGAACATAGGGAGTCAGGAGGTGTTTGTCCGCCTCTATCAGGGGGTTTTCCAGCTTCCCCTCGCGATGGCTTTCGGCACCGGGACGGGGCTTTTGGTAAAGTACGCGCTCGACAAGAAGTACATCTTCCGCTACCGCACAAAAAGCCTCTCCCACGACACCCGGCTCTTTATCTTATACACCTCGATGGGTCTTGTCACGACGGCGATATTCTGGGGATTCGAGCTGGCCTTCGACGCCCTCTTCGGGTCGAAGGCGATGCGCTACGCCGGCGCCGCCCTCGGCCTCGCGCTGGGCTATTTCATCAAATACCACCTGGACAAGAGATTCGTCTTTCGCAAGCCTAAAACTTAAGTTTCTTCTCCCACTCCCAGGCCGTCCGGACTATCTCGCCGATATCCGCGAAACGGGGTTTCCACCCCAACTCCCTTTTAATCTTCCCGCTGTCGGCCACCAGCATCGGGGGGTCTCCCGGCCGCCTGCCGCTCTCCTCCACCGCGAAAGCCGCCCCGGTGATCCGCCTGACGGACTCTATTACCTCCCTCACCGAATGTCCCGCGCCGTTGCCGCAGTTGTAGACCCCTCCCGC harbors:
- a CDS encoding decaprenyl-phosphate phosphoribosyltransferase translates to MRLAYGLWRLLRPSQWIKNGFVLAPLLFTGLFDDPQAVFRAFFAMFLFCAASSTVYIVNDICDAEKDRLHPKKKLRPIACGTVRPGAALWLASFLVLVQAAGFFYLREVFWVIVAYVSLNVLYTVKLKTIPVVDIFVVATSFVLRVFAGGRALDVPVSAWMFVTTLSLALFLASIKRRQELSLMGSEGRTVLKNYSVDLVNRYAQISATGALVFYSLFVMSARPELVVTIPVVLFGIFRYWYIVDSLGRGESPTEAFLGDGQLLATVALWVLICGYLLVGTVR